From Orenia marismortui DSM 5156, one genomic window encodes:
- a CDS encoding NAD(P)/FAD-dependent oxidoreductase, with protein MNKQNYDLVVVGGGPAGLAAAQEAYEQGVESILIVERDFELGGILQQCIHNGFGLHYFGEELTGTEYAHRFMEKVKERGIDIKLDTMVLEVTPDKRVYAINSEEGMMEINAKVIILAMGCRERTREAIGIPGSRPAGVFSAGTAQRYINMEGYMPGKRVVILGSGDIGLIMARRMHLEGAKVEAVLELLPFSGGLTRNIVQCLDDFNIPLRLKQTVIEIHGKERVEKVTVAKVDDNLQPVSGTEYEIECDTLLLSVGLIPENELSTQAGIELDSVTGGAIVDEGRETNIEGIFACGNVLHVHDLVDWVTEESKLAGQTAAYYLQDKIKRREEEIMVEPGENVGYIVPQKINNLVEGRRRVDLYMRAKQPMDDVKIRLLVEGKELFSKKQRRVEPAEMITLAFPEKMIQKLEVDKVKVEIVKEGQ; from the coding sequence GTGAATAAGCAAAATTATGATTTAGTAGTAGTTGGTGGAGGTCCTGCAGGATTAGCTGCTGCTCAAGAAGCTTATGAGCAAGGGGTTGAAAGCATATTAATTGTTGAGAGGGATTTTGAATTAGGGGGTATTTTGCAGCAGTGTATTCATAATGGTTTTGGTTTGCATTATTTTGGTGAGGAATTAACAGGAACTGAATATGCTCATCGCTTTATGGAGAAGGTTAAAGAACGAGGTATTGATATTAAGCTTGATACAATGGTTTTAGAAGTAACACCAGATAAAAGGGTTTATGCTATTAATTCTGAAGAGGGAATGATGGAGATAAATGCTAAGGTTATTATTTTAGCTATGGGGTGCCGGGAAAGAACTAGAGAAGCGATTGGCATTCCAGGCTCAAGACCAGCTGGTGTCTTTAGTGCAGGAACAGCGCAAAGATATATAAATATGGAGGGCTATATGCCTGGTAAGAGAGTGGTTATTCTTGGGTCTGGAGATATAGGTTTAATTATGGCTAGAAGAATGCATCTAGAGGGTGCTAAAGTTGAAGCTGTATTGGAACTTTTGCCTTTTTCCGGTGGTTTAACTCGTAATATTGTACAGTGTCTAGATGATTTTAATATTCCACTGCGTTTAAAGCAGACTGTAATTGAGATTCATGGCAAAGAAAGGGTAGAGAAAGTTACAGTAGCTAAAGTTGATGACAACTTGCAACCTGTTTCTGGAACAGAATATGAAATTGAATGTGATACATTGCTTCTATCGGTTGGTTTGATTCCAGAAAATGAGTTATCTACTCAAGCAGGAATAGAATTAGATTCTGTAACAGGTGGAGCGATAGTAGATGAAGGTCGTGAGACTAATATTGAAGGGATTTTTGCTTGTGGTAATGTGCTTCATGTTCATGATTTAGTAGATTGGGTTACAGAAGAAAGTAAGCTGGCTGGTCAAACTGCAGCATATTATCTACAAGATAAGATTAAAAGGCGGGAAGAAGAGATTATGGTTGAGCCAGGTGAAAATGTAGGATATATAGTTCCTCAGAAGATAAATAATCTAGTTGAAGGTAGGCGAAGAGTAGACTTGTATATGAGAGCTAAACAACCGATGGATGATGTGAAAATTAGGTTATTAGTTGAAGGAAAAGAGTTATTTAGTAAAAAGCAACGCCGAGTAGAACCAGCAGAGATGATTACTCTAGCTTTTCCTGAGAAGATGATTCAGAAGCTAGAGGTGGATAAGGTTAAAGTAGAAATTGTGAAGGAGGGACAATGA
- a CDS encoding ABC transporter permease, with protein sequence MSIIDILSTKIPIGNWIENIVDFIILNFSGPLDLFSEVIGSIIGSFESVLSFGHPLLFIIIFGLATWKFKKDIKLAAFIVLGFILVLNLRMWDPLITTMASILTSVFVSLVLGIPIGILKAHSRMVDIITRPILDFMQTIPPFVYLIPALMFFGLGNVSGVIATVVFAIAPPIRLTNLGIRQVSDELKEAGRSFGCTPLQMLYKVELPLALPSIMMGVNQCIMLSLSMVVISAMIGAGGLGKPVLRSLSTVDIGLGFEAGLGVVILAMILDRLFSRDV encoded by the coding sequence ATGTCTATAATTGATATACTGTCTACTAAAATACCTATAGGGAACTGGATAGAAAATATAGTTGATTTTATAATTTTAAATTTTAGTGGACCTTTAGATCTATTTTCAGAAGTAATTGGTTCTATAATTGGTAGTTTTGAAAGTGTTTTATCTTTTGGTCATCCATTATTATTTATTATAATTTTTGGTTTAGCTACTTGGAAGTTTAAAAAAGATATTAAGTTAGCTGCTTTTATTGTGTTAGGATTTATATTGGTATTAAATCTTAGAATGTGGGATCCATTAATAACTACAATGGCTTCAATACTTACTTCAGTATTTGTCTCTCTTGTATTGGGAATTCCAATTGGAATTTTAAAGGCTCATAGTAGGATGGTGGATATTATAACTCGTCCAATATTGGACTTTATGCAAACTATACCACCCTTTGTATATTTAATCCCTGCCTTAATGTTTTTTGGTTTAGGGAATGTATCAGGGGTTATCGCTACAGTAGTCTTTGCTATTGCTCCACCAATTCGTTTAACTAATCTAGGTATTAGACAAGTATCTGATGAGTTAAAAGAAGCAGGTAGATCTTTTGGGTGTACACCACTGCAAATGTTATATAAGGTAGAATTACCTTTGGCTTTACCGTCAATTATGATGGGAGTTAATCAATGTATTATGCTTTCTTTATCTATGGTTGTAATTTCAGCAATGATTGGAGCAGGAGGACTAGGTAAGCCTGTTTTACGTTCATTATCAACAGTTGATATTGGTTTAGGATTTGAAGCGGGATTAGGCGTGGTTATCTTAGCTATGATATTAGATAGATTATTCAGTCGAGATGTGTAA
- a CDS encoding Lin0368 family putative glycerol transporter subunit, with product MKKYLGTVIGVSIISVLAFAVFELLENAYGVGAGWFASIWIIGLGWYINHAIGIVHKIKGGVYVNMALGIGIAGILKDVFAGKPFAPSAPTLFWVIIGGILGGYLANKVNENLRDQN from the coding sequence ATGAAAAAATATTTAGGAACAGTTATTGGAGTATCAATTATAAGTGTTTTAGCTTTTGCAGTCTTTGAATTATTAGAAAATGCCTATGGAGTTGGTGCAGGATGGTTTGCTTCAATTTGGATTATTGGTTTAGGATGGTATATAAATCATGCAATAGGAATTGTTCATAAAATAAAAGGTGGAGTCTATGTAAATATGGCCTTAGGGATTGGAATTGCGGGAATTCTAAAAGATGTTTTTGCTGGTAAACCTTTTGCACCATCAGCTCCAACATTATTTTGGGTAATTATAGGTGGTATCTTAGGAGGTTATTTAGCTAATAAAGTAAATGAAAACTTAAGAGATCAAAATTAA
- a CDS encoding quaternary amine ABC transporter ATP-binding protein, whose amino-acid sequence MSKIEVKNLYKIFGKNPQKGVELLNKGYSKEEVLKETGLTAGVNNVSLEIKSKEIFVIMGLSGSGKSTLLRCLNRLIEPTAGEVRVDGRDLTTLDKNELRQIRREKFGMVFQNFGLFPHRTILENTEFGLEVQNVDEVERREKSKEALAQVGLAGWENKYPDELSGGMQQRVGLARALAVDPDILLMDEPFSALDPLIKRDMQNKLLDLFEEMDKTIIFITHDLDEALKLGDRIAIMKDGEVVQIGTHEEILTNAKNAYVREFVKDVNRSRLLTAADVMVDPLDLVYTNHQDGPRAAMRKMEHNQISSIFAVGNNKEFQGLIRMEETLEAIEDKEEDILELVNEIPTASPEDNMDDLFAKIADLDCPLPVVDESNKLLGLIVKSTVLANLAGEDIV is encoded by the coding sequence GTGAGTAAGATAGAGGTTAAAAACTTGTATAAGATATTTGGAAAGAATCCTCAAAAAGGTGTTGAATTGCTAAATAAGGGATATAGCAAAGAGGAGGTATTAAAAGAAACAGGTTTAACTGCAGGAGTTAATAATGTTAGCCTTGAGATTAAATCTAAAGAAATATTTGTTATTATGGGTTTATCTGGAAGTGGAAAATCAACATTATTAAGATGTTTAAACCGACTAATTGAACCTACAGCAGGTGAGGTTAGGGTAGATGGGAGAGACTTAACTACTTTAGATAAGAATGAGTTGCGTCAAATTAGAAGGGAAAAGTTTGGCATGGTCTTTCAAAATTTTGGTTTATTTCCTCATAGAACTATTTTAGAGAATACGGAGTTTGGCTTAGAAGTTCAAAATGTTGATGAGGTTGAACGAAGAGAAAAATCCAAAGAAGCTTTAGCGCAAGTTGGATTAGCTGGCTGGGAAAATAAATATCCTGATGAATTGAGTGGTGGAATGCAGCAAAGGGTAGGATTAGCTAGAGCCTTAGCTGTTGATCCAGATATATTATTAATGGATGAGCCTTTTAGTGCTTTAGATCCTTTGATTAAAAGGGATATGCAAAATAAATTATTAGACTTGTTTGAAGAGATGGATAAGACTATCATTTTTATTACTCATGATTTAGATGAAGCACTAAAATTAGGAGATAGGATTGCTATTATGAAAGATGGTGAAGTTGTTCAAATAGGAACTCATGAAGAAATATTAACTAATGCTAAAAATGCATATGTACGTGAGTTTGTTAAAGATGTAAATCGTTCTCGATTATTGACTGCTGCAGATGTAATGGTTGATCCTTTAGACTTAGTTTATACTAATCATCAAGATGGTCCAAGAGCTGCTATGAGAAAGATGGAGCATAATCAGATATCTAGTATTTTTGCAGTAGGCAATAATAAAGAATTCCAAGGTCTAATTAGAATGGAAGAGACATTAGAAGCTATTGAGGATAAAGAAGAAGATATATTAGAGCTGGTTAATGAAATTCCAACTGCCAGCCCAGAAGATAATATGGATGATTTATTTGCTAAGATTGCTGATTTAGATTGTCCACTACCAGTAGTAGATGAATCTAATAAATTATTAGGTCTGATTGTTAAAAGTACTGTATTAGCTAATTTGGCAGGGGAAGATATAGTTTAA
- a CDS encoding ABC transporter substrate-binding protein: protein MLLKKKFVLFLSLVLILSLASACTQQGSSKKANKELAVKQSKVSFGYVNWPGVTVKTEVAKEVLESLGYEVETSSLGEQVIFKSMENDELDAFLGNWMPSMKNTFEPYQKKGVIENVRLNLDQALYKTAVPKYVWEAGVKSMADLNKYADKFDHQIIGLEAGNAGNIIIKNAIDNNTYQLKDWELMSGSTAAMLATVERATKKKEWVAFHGWKPHWMNIKYDLKYLEDPEGIWGEESEVYTAARPELKKEAPNFYKFLEQFNVSSEIQSGWILEYQKKGRPAEEVAQEWIKNNNDLIQEWVVGMTTVDGKDAVETIKNKLN from the coding sequence ATGTTATTAAAAAAGAAGTTTGTATTGTTTTTAAGTTTAGTATTAATACTTTCGTTGGCATCTGCTTGTACGCAACAAGGAAGTTCTAAAAAGGCAAATAAAGAGTTAGCAGTAAAGCAGAGTAAAGTTAGTTTTGGTTATGTAAACTGGCCAGGAGTAACTGTTAAGACCGAAGTTGCTAAAGAAGTTTTAGAAAGTCTAGGTTATGAGGTAGAGACTAGTAGCTTAGGTGAACAAGTAATCTTTAAAAGTATGGAAAATGATGAGTTAGATGCATTCTTAGGGAATTGGATGCCTTCAATGAAAAATACTTTTGAACCTTATCAGAAGAAAGGTGTTATTGAGAATGTACGTTTGAATTTAGATCAAGCCCTTTATAAAACTGCTGTACCAAAGTATGTTTGGGAAGCAGGAGTTAAATCTATGGCAGATTTGAATAAATATGCTGATAAATTTGATCATCAAATAATCGGATTAGAAGCAGGAAATGCAGGAAATATAATTATTAAAAATGCAATTGATAATAATACTTATCAACTTAAGGATTGGGAGTTAATGTCTGGTAGTACTGCTGCAATGTTAGCTACAGTAGAAAGAGCTACTAAGAAAAAGGAATGGGTTGCTTTTCATGGTTGGAAGCCTCATTGGATGAATATTAAATATGATTTAAAATATTTGGAAGACCCAGAAGGTATTTGGGGTGAAGAAAGTGAAGTATATACAGCTGCTCGTCCAGAGTTAAAAAAAGAAGCACCAAACTTTTATAAGTTCTTAGAGCAGTTTAATGTTAGTTCAGAGATTCAAAGTGGATGGATATTAGAATATCAGAAGAAAGGAAGACCAGCAGAAGAAGTTGCTCAAGAATGGATTAAGAATAATAATGACCTTATTCAAGAATGGGTAGTAGGTATGACTACAGTAGATGGAAAAGATGCTGTAGAGACTATTAAAAATAAGCTTAACTGA
- a CDS encoding DUF1667 domain-containing protein, translating to MAERVEITCISCPMGCEVELQVENEEIKSMEGATCLAGEKYVKNEYYNPTRILPTTVRVKGGVLPLVPVKTNEAMPKSLIEKAMKVIAEVEVEAPIKLGQVIIEDILDTGVDIVAARDLERI from the coding sequence ATGGCTGAAAGAGTAGAAATTACTTGTATAAGTTGTCCTATGGGATGTGAAGTTGAATTACAGGTTGAGAATGAAGAAATTAAGAGTATGGAAGGTGCAACTTGTTTGGCAGGTGAGAAATATGTTAAGAATGAGTATTATAATCCTACTAGAATTCTGCCAACAACAGTTAGAGTTAAGGGGGGAGTTTTACCATTAGTTCCAGTCAAAACTAATGAGGCTATGCCTAAGAGTTTAATAGAAAAAGCAATGAAGGTAATAGCTGAAGTTGAAGTAGAAGCACCAATTAAATTAGGTCAAGTAATAATAGAAGATATCTTAGATACAGGGGTTGATATTGTAGCTGCTAGGGATTTGGAGAGAATATAA
- the dhaM gene encoding dihydroxyacetone kinase phosphoryl donor subunit DhaM has product MVGILIVSHSHKIAQGIEELVKELVPRKIPLISIGGDGYGGIGTDIEEIVEAVEELYDDNGVIIIGDVGSSLMNAKMALEVLELEGYTNVMVSSAPLVEGAMVAAVESNLGKDLLTIKKKIESKRLIELI; this is encoded by the coding sequence ATGGTTGGAATATTAATAGTTTCACATAGCCATAAAATTGCTCAGGGAATAGAAGAATTAGTTAAAGAACTTGTTCCCAGAAAAATACCTCTAATTTCAATTGGTGGAGATGGATATGGAGGCATAGGAACAGATATTGAAGAAATCGTAGAAGCAGTTGAGGAGCTATATGATGATAATGGAGTTATTATTATTGGAGATGTAGGTAGTTCTTTGATGAATGCAAAGATGGCTTTAGAGGTATTGGAATTAGAAGGGTATACTAACGTTATGGTAAGTAGTGCTCCTTTAGTCGAAGGTGCAATGGTTGCGGCTGTTGAAAGTAACTTAGGTAAGGACTTACTAACCATTAAGAAGAAGATAGAAAGTAAAAGATTAATTGAATTAATATAA
- a CDS encoding Lin0368 family putative glycerol transporter subunit encodes MNIDAIVTTIFGAMLFPFMMIIVWEKVGKEIGIFTAILVEGFVVGAAWLVNHGAGLIVQGQGGAHIDMALAAGIGVIVNSVLQGGKIKKSLPSIIAAIFGGVIGGFVLASM; translated from the coding sequence ATGAATATAGATGCAATTGTAACAACTATTTTTGGAGCGATGCTATTTCCTTTTATGATGATAATTGTTTGGGAGAAGGTAGGTAAAGAAATTGGTATTTTTACTGCTATTTTAGTTGAGGGATTTGTTGTAGGAGCAGCATGGTTGGTCAATCATGGTGCTGGATTGATAGTACAAGGTCAAGGGGGAGCACATATTGATATGGCTTTGGCAGCTGGTATTGGAGTGATTGTTAATTCAGTATTGCAAGGTGGGAAGATCAAAAAATCACTTCCATCAATTATAGCTGCTATATTTGGTGGTGTGATTGGAGGTTTTGTTTTAGCGAGTATGTAA
- a CDS encoding NAD(P)/FAD-dependent oxidoreductase, with translation MLKKTEVLIIGGGVVGTSIARELSKYKLDILLVEKEADVCTGTSKANTALIHAGFNADSHKLKGKLNVRGNQLFREKVQKELDVPIEWIGALVVAQNKEDLSTLKLLLKNAKKNGVLGLEIIKGDRLFEMEPELNKESIAALYAPTAGIVNPFELTIAQANNAVKNGVELWLEAEVLDIEDKGEVKVVNTTKGDIESKLIINAAGLYADNVARMVGIDDFKITPRRGEYYLYDKSLDIKVNHTIFPVPTKVTKGVVVTPTDEKNLLIGPTADEIEDKDDLINTQQGLDQVMIGAQKTIPKLSRRGVIKEFSGLRPAIKETGDFLIEASDKVKGFINVSGIQSPGLASSPAIAEMVAGIVEEEMDLLTLDPEFDPYYSGPPKFRHMSHEDQAKLVEHNPNYGQIICRCESVSKGEIIDAIREPVGARTVNAVKRRVRPGAGRCQGGFCGPKVVEILSEELGLSKTEIKLEKDGSEILVGKVKGLSREVSASE, from the coding sequence ATTTTGAAAAAGACAGAAGTATTGATTATTGGAGGTGGAGTGGTCGGGACTTCTATTGCACGTGAATTATCTAAATACAAACTAGATATATTATTAGTTGAAAAGGAAGCAGATGTTTGTACTGGAACTAGTAAAGCAAATACTGCTTTGATACATGCTGGATTTAATGCTGATTCTCACAAGTTAAAAGGCAAGTTAAATGTAAGGGGAAATCAATTGTTTAGGGAGAAGGTTCAAAAGGAATTAGATGTTCCTATAGAGTGGATAGGAGCCTTAGTTGTAGCTCAAAACAAAGAAGATCTTTCTACTTTAAAACTATTACTGAAAAATGCTAAGAAGAATGGAGTGCTAGGTTTAGAAATTATTAAAGGTGATAGGTTATTTGAGATGGAGCCTGAATTAAACAAAGAGTCTATAGCTGCTTTATATGCACCAACAGCAGGAATAGTCAATCCTTTTGAGCTCACTATTGCTCAGGCAAATAATGCAGTGAAAAATGGAGTGGAATTATGGTTAGAAGCAGAGGTCTTAGATATTGAAGATAAGGGAGAAGTCAAGGTTGTAAACACTACTAAAGGAGATATAGAAAGCAAATTAATAATTAATGCTGCTGGTTTATATGCTGATAATGTGGCCAGAATGGTGGGGATTGATGATTTTAAGATAACACCACGGCGTGGAGAATATTATTTATATGATAAGAGTCTAGATATAAAGGTTAATCATACTATATTTCCTGTACCTACTAAGGTTACAAAAGGAGTAGTGGTAACTCCTACTGATGAAAAGAATCTATTAATTGGGCCTACTGCAGATGAAATAGAGGATAAGGATGATCTTATTAATACTCAGCAAGGTTTAGATCAAGTTATGATTGGTGCTCAAAAGACAATTCCTAAATTAAGTAGGAGAGGTGTGATTAAAGAATTCTCTGGACTAAGACCAGCTATCAAAGAGACAGGAGATTTTTTAATTGAAGCTAGCGATAAAGTAAAGGGTTTTATTAATGTATCTGGAATTCAGTCACCTGGTTTAGCTTCATCACCGGCTATCGCTGAGATGGTAGCAGGGATTGTAGAAGAGGAAATGGATCTTCTAACTCTTGATCCTGAATTTGATCCTTATTATTCTGGACCACCAAAATTTAGGCACATGAGCCACGAAGATCAGGCTAAATTAGTTGAGCATAATCCAAACTATGGCCAAATCATCTGTCGCTGTGAATCAGTAAGCAAAGGAGAAATAATTGATGCAATTAGAGAACCTGTTGGTGCTAGAACTGTTAATGCAGTTAAGAGAAGAGTTAGACCAGGGGCTGGAAGATGTCAAGGTGGCTTTTGTGGACCTAAAGTTGTTGAAATTTTATCGGAAGAATTAGGGCTTTCTAAAACTGAAATCAAATTAGAAAAAGATGGTTCAGAAATCTTAGTCGGAAAAGTTAAAGGGCTTTCAAGAGAGGTGAGTGCAAGTGAATAA
- a CDS encoding aminopeptidase, which translates to MEELKEAARIVAKDCLAIKEGEQVLIVVDEPKRKIANAIFEASKELGAEVMLMEMIPRDNHGQEPPKLVAKAMKFADVVIMPTSKSLSHTQARIEANQAGARAATMPDITEEMMKRALNADYEVIKERGNKIAEKLSTGKEVRVTAPNGTDIRMLIEGREGYPDTGIYNQTGEFGNLPAGESYIAPLEGKSQGKFIVDGSMAEAKVHTEEIELLVEDGYVTEIKGKAAARNLSKIIEPYGKDAKNIAELGIGTNDQAELTGNILEDEKVLGTVHIAIGDNSAMGGNISVDSHLDGIIENPTVEIDGDLIMKDGKLLID; encoded by the coding sequence GTGGAAGAATTAAAAGAAGCAGCCAGAATAGTAGCCAAAGATTGTTTAGCGATAAAAGAAGGTGAACAAGTACTAATTGTAGTTGATGAACCTAAACGTAAGATTGCTAATGCTATTTTTGAAGCCAGCAAAGAGTTGGGAGCAGAAGTTATGCTAATGGAAATGATTCCAAGAGATAATCATGGGCAAGAACCGCCTAAATTAGTTGCCAAGGCTATGAAGTTTGCTGATGTGGTAATTATGCCTACTTCTAAGTCTTTATCACATACTCAAGCTAGAATAGAAGCTAATCAAGCAGGTGCTAGAGCTGCTACTATGCCTGATATTACAGAAGAGATGATGAAAAGGGCTTTGAATGCAGATTATGAAGTAATAAAAGAAAGAGGAAATAAGATTGCTGAAAAACTAAGTACAGGTAAAGAAGTAAGAGTAACTGCTCCAAATGGAACTGATATTAGAATGTTGATAGAAGGAAGAGAAGGTTATCCTGATACAGGTATTTATAATCAAACTGGGGAATTTGGAAATCTACCTGCTGGAGAATCTTATATAGCACCTCTTGAAGGTAAAAGCCAAGGTAAATTTATAGTAGATGGATCTATGGCAGAAGCTAAGGTACATACCGAAGAGATAGAATTATTGGTAGAGGATGGATATGTAACGGAAATAAAAGGAAAGGCAGCTGCTAGAAATTTGAGCAAGATTATTGAACCTTATGGTAAAGATGCTAAAAATATTGCAGAGCTGGGTATTGGAACAAATGATCAAGCTGAACTAACAGGCAATATTTTAGAAGATGAAAAGGTCTTAGGTACTGTACATATTGCTATTGGTGATAACTCTGCAATGGGGGGCAATATATCAGTAGATAGCCATCTTGATGGTATTATTGAAAATCCAACGGTTGAAATTGATGGTGATTTAATTATGAAAGATGGTAAATTATTAATTGATTAA
- the glpK gene encoding glycerol kinase GlpK encodes MKKYILSIDQGTTSSRAMIFNKDSEIVSMAQKEFKQYYPKPGWVEHDPHEIWVSIMAVLSEALTKAEIKPEQIAGIGITNQRETTVVWDAKTGKPMHNAIVWQDRRTASICDDLKDKGLEDTIRAKTGLVVDAYFSGTKVKWILDNVEGAREKAEAGELRFGTIDSWVIWKLTGGEVHVTDYSNASRTLIYNIYDLKWDKELLEILEIPESMLPEVKSSSEVYGKTVDYHFFGQNVSIAGIAGDQQAATFGQGCYEKGMAKNTYGTGCFMLMNTGTEAVPSENGLLTTIAWGLDGEVNYALEGSIFIAGAAVQWLRDEMKLIEEAPDSEYFATKVDSTDGVYVVPAFAGLGAPYWDMYARGAIVGLTRGSSKEHIIRATLESLAYQTRDVLTAMQADSGLELKDLKVDGGAVANNFLMQFQADILGCNVERPVVAETTALGAAYLAGLAVGYWKNKEEVLDKRKVDRRFEAEIDDDKKEKLYVGWKKAVKRAMDWEDKE; translated from the coding sequence ATGAAAAAATATATTTTATCTATTGATCAAGGAACAACAAGTTCTAGGGCAATGATTTTTAATAAAGATAGTGAGATTGTTAGTATGGCACAAAAGGAATTCAAACAATATTATCCAAAACCAGGTTGGGTAGAGCATGACCCACATGAGATCTGGGTAAGCATAATGGCTGTATTATCTGAGGCTTTAACTAAAGCTGAAATTAAACCTGAGCAGATAGCAGGAATAGGAATTACTAACCAACGTGAAACTACTGTAGTGTGGGATGCGAAAACTGGAAAGCCTATGCATAATGCGATTGTTTGGCAAGATAGACGAACTGCTAGTATTTGTGATGACTTAAAAGATAAAGGATTAGAAGATACAATCAGAGCTAAGACTGGTTTGGTAGTAGATGCATATTTTTCTGGAACTAAGGTAAAGTGGATTTTAGATAATGTTGAAGGGGCTAGGGAGAAGGCAGAAGCTGGAGAGTTAAGATTTGGAACAATAGATAGTTGGGTAATTTGGAAATTAACTGGTGGTGAGGTGCATGTAACAGATTATAGCAATGCATCTAGAACCTTAATTTATAATATATATGATCTTAAATGGGATAAAGAATTATTAGAAATATTGGAGATTCCTGAATCTATGTTGCCAGAAGTTAAATCAAGTAGTGAAGTTTATGGAAAAACAGTTGATTATCACTTCTTTGGTCAAAATGTATCGATAGCTGGTATAGCTGGAGACCAACAAGCAGCTACCTTTGGTCAAGGTTGTTATGAAAAAGGTATGGCCAAGAACACTTATGGTACTGGATGTTTTATGTTAATGAATACTGGTACTGAGGCTGTTCCATCTGAAAATGGATTATTAACTACGATTGCTTGGGGACTTGATGGTGAAGTTAACTATGCGCTAGAGGGGAGTATCTTTATCGCTGGGGCAGCAGTACAATGGCTTAGAGATGAAATGAAATTGATCGAAGAAGCTCCAGACTCTGAATATTTTGCTACTAAGGTTGATAGTACAGATGGAGTTTATGTAGTTCCAGCCTTCGCCGGATTAGGAGCACCATATTGGGATATGTATGCTCGGGGAGCTATTGTAGGTTTAACCAGAGGAAGTAGTAAAGAACATATTATTAGAGCTACTTTGGAATCATTAGCTTATCAGACTAGAGATGTATTAACTGCAATGCAAGCTGATTCTGGATTAGAGCTTAAAGATTTAAAAGTTGATGGTGGAGCAGTAGCAAATAATTTTTTAATGCAATTCCAAGCAGATATATTAGGATGTAATGTGGAGAGACCTGTTGTTGCTGAAACCACTGCTTTAGGTGCTGCATATTTAGCAGGTCTGGCAGTTGGATATTGGAAGAATAAAGAAGAGGTATTAGATAAGAGAAAAGTTGATAGAAGGTTTGAAGCAGAAATAGATGATGATAAGAAAGAAAAGTTATATGTTGGTTGGAAGAAAGCTGTTAAGAGAGCAATGGATTGGGAAGATAAAGAATAA
- a CDS encoding ArsR/SmtB family transcription factor: protein MNNISNITEVLKALADNSRLEIINLLSCGKMCVCDIVEELDLSQPNISHHLKILKNADLIIATKRGRWMDYELNQDKFKGLQDDIQVLVTKQGDCSIKRSECK, encoded by the coding sequence ATGAATAATATTTCAAATATAACAGAAGTATTGAAAGCTTTAGCAGATAATAGTAGATTAGAGATTATCAACTTGCTATCATGTGGAAAGATGTGTGTATGTGATATAGTTGAAGAATTAGATTTGAGTCAACCTAATATCTCTCATCATCTAAAAATACTTAAGAATGCTGATTTAATCATTGCCACTAAACGTGGTAGATGGATGGATTATGAGTTGAATCAAGATAAGTTCAAGGGATTACAAGACGATATACAAGTATTAGTTACTAAGCAAGGAGACTGTTCAATAAAGAGAAGTGAATGTAAATAA